Part of the Candidatus Caccoplasma merdavium genome is shown below.
TTTCATCATTGACTATGCCGAGCCGACTCCTGTCTTCTGAAAAGATAGTGAAAGGCGAGAGCAGAGGCAAGGAGAAAACGAAGTTTTCATCATGGACTATGCCGAGCCGCGTCCTGTCTTCTGAAAAGATAGTGAAAGGCGAGAGCAGAGGCAAGGAGAAAACGAAGTTTTCATCATGGACTATGCCGAGCCGACTCCTGTCTTCTGTAAAGACAGGGTATCCCCGCATAAGTATATCAATGTGTCTTCTCTTTGTTCGGCTTTATTGTTTTTTTATTCTCTAAGGCCACAAAATAGGTAAAAAAGCGTATTTTTCTTTCGCCGCATGATACAACCAATAATTTTTTTGTTATCTTTGTGGTAAACCCATAAAAAATTTCGGTATTATGAAATGTGCTTCTTTATTAGCCGGCTTCCTGACAGGTGCTGCCATCGGTGCTGCCATCGGGATACTTTTCGCCCCTGAAAAAGGCGAAGACACGCGTAGTAAAATCAATGAAGTTCTTCGTGAGAACGGCATCAAACTGAGCCGCGAGGATATGGAAAACCTCGTCAACAAAATTGCCGCCAAGCTCAAACTTGACAAATCAGTTGAAGCAGAAGACTGATTCTCACTGAATTTAAAAGATTTCCCGGTCGCCCATTTGGCTGCCGGGAAATCTTTATGCCACTCAACGAATATCCACACTTATGAGCACCTCCAACCCAACCCCCTCCTTGCGCCAAGTCATTGCGGAGATAAAACAATACCTTTCGCTACAATGTGAATGGGTGAAACTCGACAGCGTCGAAAAATTGACACGCATTGTCTCTTCTCTCATCTTCCTCATATTGGCCATTATCCTCATTGCCATTGCGCTGCTTTATCTTTCCCTCTCTGTCGTTCATCTCATACAAATATATACAGGAGCCGTTGCCGCCTATTCCATCATGGCCGGTTTCTTCTTGTTGCTATTTGTCGTTTTGTGGCTCCTGCGCCGCAGTTGCATCGTCAACCCCATATTGCGCTTCTTCTATAAAATGTTCCTCACGCCGAAAGAAGGCCAAAACGACTTCACCTCAAACACCAACAACGAGCTATGAACGAAACGAAAATAACCATGAAATCGCTGGCCCGACAAAAAGCCGAGGTGCGGGCCAAAATAGCCAGGCAACACAGCGAACTGACACAAACCTATTGGGATACCTTGGCACCTTTCTACCGAATGGGAAACTCCCCGTTCTCGATATTGAAACGTTTCTCGGTGAGTGTGGCCCTGTTTGAGGGAATAATTACCAGCTTGCGCATGTTCAGGAAGATACGCGGCCTATTCCGAAAATAAATCAGGACTACCTGTCTGTAATTGTCATCGTTTGTTTTTGGGGGAAGAAAACGCAAAATATTTCGAAAGTTTTTCGTATTCACCCAAAAAGCATTATCTTTGCGCCCGAAATTACAATTAAAAAAAAATATTATGAAAAAGAACTTGATTTATCTGTTCATGTTCATGGCCATGCCCCTCGCATTCGTTGCCTGCGGCGATGACAACAACGGTATTACCAACAACGTAAACGCCACGGGTGAATACGACGGCAACATCGAAATCCTTGTGAATGGTGAAAACTTCTTCGAAGCCATTAACCCCGCACTCTCTTCGAGCCCTGTAACGTTCACCCTCAACCAACAAGAAAACGCCACCTCGCTCTCCATCAACGATTCCATCTTGATTATCGGAGCGCTCACCCTCGAAGTAAATGACGTACCCAGCACCGCTGATAGCGAAAAACTGACCATCAACGGACAGGATATGGACCTCGAAAAGAACATCATCGAAATGGACGTTGTCATCAACAGCCTCACCGGTACGGTTACCAAAGCAGGTGCCGCCAACCTTTCGATCGAAGCTGCTGCTCCGCTCCTTCAACAAACCGTAAATATCGAGATCTCGGCCCAAAAGAAATAATCTTCGACGATTATATTTCATGACAAAAAAGCGTAGCCCCAGCGGGAGCTACGCTTTTTTGTTGCAGTATAAATCCAAGTATGTCAACCGCCAAAAAGCTCGGTCGAGAGGTAGCGTTCGCCGGTATCGGGCAGCAGCGCCACAATGAGTTTGCCGGCATTCTCGGGCCGAGCCGCCAACCGCACGGCCGCACTCACGGCCGCGCCCGATGAGATGCCGGCAAAAACACCGTCGCAGGCCATAAGTTCCCGCCCCATGCGCATCGCATCTTCATCGGTAACCGTCATAATCTCGTCGACCCACTTCCCGTCGTAGGTCTCAGGCACGAAACCGGCTCCTATGCCCTGCAACTTGTGCCCCCCCGGGCAACCGCCCGAAAG
Proteins encoded:
- a CDS encoding YtxH domain-containing protein, whose amino-acid sequence is MKCASLLAGFLTGAAIGAAIGILFAPEKGEDTRSKINEVLRENGIKLSREDMENLVNKIAAKLKLDKSVEAED
- a CDS encoding phage holin family protein is translated as MSTSNPTPSLRQVIAEIKQYLSLQCEWVKLDSVEKLTRIVSSLIFLILAIILIAIALLYLSLSVVHLIQIYTGAVAAYSIMAGFFLLLFVVLWLLRRSCIVNPILRFFYKMFLTPKEGQNDFTSNTNNEL